CTTCCCCTCGTCCAGCAGCTTCCTGAGCCCATCGCAGAGCCGGCCGAGGTGCTGCGTGAAGTCAGGCCCGTAGAGGGCCGTGAGCAGCCCGGGGTCAGAGAAGTGGTCGAACACGTGGCGGATGCGGCCGTGAGACTTGGGCGTGAGGTGGGGCGCCACCAGGTCCAGCAGCATGTCCCGGCACTCGGCCAGCAGGCCGGCCAGCACGGCGGCCTCGAAGGTGAAGTCCACCTCGCCGAAGCTGAGCGCCGTCATGGCGCCCTGGCGCAGCTTCTGGCGGAAGCGGGTGGCCAGGGCCAGCTCCCCGGGGCTGAAGCAGCCGCTGCGGTGCAGCACGGCCACCTTGACGGCCACCTTGATCAGGTCCTTGATCACCCGCTGCGCCTGGGGCCGGCTGTGTGTGTACTCTTTGGACACACGGTAGAGCTCATCGAGCACCTGGCTGCTCGTCTCATCGATGAAGAGATGAGCCACAGACCGACCCGCCATCTTACTCAGTAGCTTCTTCTCGGCCTGCAGGACCAGACTCTTGGAACTGAAGGACTCCATGGCtcctgggagaggggtggggaggtgaggtATGGGGTCAGTCACTAGAAGAAAGGCCACAGGCTTCCTTAGAAAGAGAGAAATGGCTTTTCCCCTTTCTGTCTCTGGTTTCTGTCTCATCATCATCTTTGTCATCTTTTTccccctcggccccctcagccctctGTGCCTTGTTCCCATTTTCCCCTTTAGTACTGTGGGAAATCTTGATCTCTAAAACAGCCTTGAGGAGCAGTCCTAGCTTTGGCTGGAGGACTGAGGCGCACAGGAAGCTAGCCCACCACCAGTTAAGACCTAAGGGGAAGTAAACTGTTGCTAGTACTGCAGAGCAGACAAAGCTACCTGGCAGGTAGCTCTCACAGCTGCCATTTTTGGATGCTGGCTGGGTACCATACATCTATGGGCTGTAGGTTTTACTGTCCTTGTTTTACAGCTGAGCATACTGAGgcttacattagataatgtatcCAAGTTCAAGCACAACTGGTTTTCTAACTCCAGAAGCCGGTGTCAGCTGGTGTGCTGTACTGCCTTACACAGGTGAGAGATACAGCGGTCCCGGGAGTCCTGATAAagataataactaacatttattgagaacctactatatgccaggcgcTCTATGTGAAATATCTTAGTCTTCCTAACTCTTTGTGAGGTAGGTATCCCCAGTTTGCAGTGAGAAAAATGAAGCTAAGAGAAATTAAGCAACTTGACTGAAGTCACTAGCAAATGATAAAAGTGGGCTTTGAACCAAAGAATCAAAAGAAACCTCCTTCCCTGGAACGTTCCCGGTGAGGCTGAAGCGCAGCGAGGAACCCTGAGAGACAGGCCGTCAGGGCAGTGCTAGAGGCCTCAGGGCCTCTGCTGCGACTGAGCCGAGGACCCGGCGGCCCGTCAGCTGCGTGTGTCCAGGGCGTGCTCCCCGCGGCCTTCGCCTGTGCCGTTCTGCTTGTTCTGCTTCGTActtccccctcccctgctctgcaGGATGTGGCTGCGACCGCAGTGAGGAGCAGCCTCGCCCTCTCCCCCAACCAAAATGGGagtctgaagaggcaggggaggtgggTGGCTGGGGGTATTCTCCCCCGGCCGAATCAGTCCGCTGGGAACCTGGAACCTCGCTCTGCTCCGGGCTTTGGTGGGGGCTTTCAGAACCACGCTCCACGGCCGGAAGAGGAGATTGCTCCATGTGAGCCTGCCTTCCTCCTTGGCCTTCCTGTTACCCAGCTCTCACTGCCCCCGATGCCATCTCACATTTGCTCCACTgtcttctccttctctccctgtttcAGTCTCCCTTTTTCTCTTGCCTGGCCTGCCCTGTGATCCTCTGGCTATGCTCTCCCTCTGTGCCATGCTCTCCCTCTGGCCCTTGTGTCTACCTCCACGTCTCCGAAGGTTTTGCATCTCTCAGTAGCCTGTCACATACCCATATCCATTGTcatccctcagccctgcccccacccaccctgaACCACGTCTTTCTTTCTGAGGCTGCCTTGCCCCAGGAAAAAAACTGAGCTGGACCTCCCCAGTGGGGACTCAAGAATTCTATCAAATGAGAGTCTCACAATATGGAAAACTCAGGCTGACAGAGCTGCGACTTTTCTGCCACCATCACCCTTATAGCCTACCCTTCTGTCATTGCCGGTCCCTcacctgctgtcccctgggtGCCAGTCTTGCCTTGGATGTTCCGGGAGAGCTGACAGAATGGAGAAGCTCCTAAGTGAGAGGCCCTTTGGCCTAGCTCCACCTCCAAGCCCCGCCTCCCTGCTCTGTGCTCAACCTCCGGTTCATGACACTGTCACCCAGGTCTATGTCCCGAGAGTCTCCTAGAAATAAGACAGGGGTCCAAAGGAATACCACTCTGTAGGAAATAGGCTTGATCCTTTGAGGTGAGAAGGAGAGTTGCATATCCCTTGCTCCCAAATCATTtgtctgcttctttctttccttgttgtCCAATTACTTGAGACTTTGTttctccttgtatttctgtggtaatgGGGAAAATGTTAAGTACAAATTGCCGGGGTGGGGATCAGTGGGGCAAGTTCTGAAGTTTGAACTGAACTTAGACTGGGGATACCAGAGGCAGGTTAGAGATGAGCAGGTCTGAGTGTGTCCCTGGAGTCTCCAGGGAAGGGTGATGCATGGGGCATTACTGCAAGAATGTGTTTCCAGTGCCTGTCCAGCTGAGGGTGTCTACACCCTTAATACTGGGGAGAAGATGGTGCTGGGGTCAGGGCAGCCAAACCAGATATGACCAGCAGGTGTCAGCACATCACTGAACCATTAAACAAGCTTACTGTGCTTTGTAGCTGCTAACAGGATGCAAAAATGAAGGTAAGTCACAGTTCCTGCATGAGGCAAAATTATTTACCATCAACAATCTTGTAAGCCTGGTCAGGGAGAGAAATGGAAGCACACATAACTGTAATACAAGCCAAATGATGGCTTTAGCTTTAATAGAAGTTAAAGGAATTATGAGAGTAAAAAGCAATTTAGATTCTTTCTGATAGGAGGGCTGAAGAAGTAGACTTAGAAGGATGGATTTAACTACTTAATAGGCAGAATGTGGAAGAAATGCTTCTCACATAATGGGGATAAGCATGAGCCACCCAGCAAATAAAGATAATACAGGGCACATTCAGGAAGTGGTGATTTATTCTGTATGTCTGGAGCATAGGTTGTTTGAAAAAGAAGTGAAGGGGGGAAAAGACCAGATCATGGAAGGCTTTAAAGGAGTTGTTCAAGGCCTCAGGCTTTTGCTGTAGAGAGAAGGGAGACATTAAAGATTTTTGATTAGGGGAGTGAAATCATTAGCACAGTGGGAATGGGTTAGAGGCTCCAGTAAATTTTGAGCTGAGCGAAGGGCATGCTTAGAAGGAAGTGATCAGTGGTATAGCTTGCTTAAGCACAGGATGAGAACCAATGAAAGACCTTGGGATCAGGTGATTTTATAAGAAGTTCTAGCAGGCGGGGGGGAATTGAAAAGTTATCTGGCTGTGAGAAGTTGAAGAGTAAGTTGAAGTTAAGAAGTTGAGGCAGCCAGCATACCAT
The sequence above is a segment of the Vicugna pacos chromosome 21, VicPac4, whole genome shotgun sequence genome. Coding sequences within it:
- the TNFAIP8L2 gene encoding tumor necrosis factor alpha-induced protein 8-like protein 2, whose protein sequence is MESFSSKSLVLQAEKKLLSKMAGRSVAHLFIDETSSQVLDELYRVSKEYTHSRPQAQRVIKDLIKVAVKVAVLHRSGCFSPGELALATRFRQKLRQGAMTALSFGEVDFTFEAAVLAGLLAECRDMLLDLVAPHLTPKSHGRIRHVFDHFSDPGLLTALYGPDFTQHLGRLCDGLRKLLDEGKL